A part of Streptomyces sp. DSM 40750 genomic DNA contains:
- a CDS encoding acyl-CoA dehydrogenase family protein — protein sequence MSGKPLKDPLDLLDIASVLTDEEREIQATVARFVADRVRPHIGEWFESAHFARELAPELGKLGVLGMHLEGYGCAGTNAVGYGLACLELEAADSGFRSFVSVQGSLSMFSIWKWGSEEQKREWLPRLAAGEAIGCFGLTEPDFGSNPSDMRTKAVRDGDDWTLNGSKMWITNGGIADVATVWAQTEDGIRGFLVPRGTPGFTTQDIKQKMSLRASITSELYFDNVRLPDSARLPLAEGLRGPLSCLNEARFGILFGAVGAARDSLQAAVEYADSRIQFGKPISAFQLTQKKLADMSVSVGNAALLAVHLGRLKDQHRIRPEQISVGKLHNVREAIAIARECRTVLGANGISLEYSPLRHANNLESVLTYEGTSEMHTLVVGQAITGYPAFR from the coding sequence ATGAGCGGCAAGCCCCTGAAGGACCCCCTCGACCTGCTCGACATCGCCTCCGTCCTCACCGACGAGGAGCGCGAGATCCAGGCCACCGTCGCCAGATTCGTCGCCGACCGGGTGCGCCCGCACATCGGCGAGTGGTTCGAGAGCGCCCACTTTGCGCGTGAACTCGCCCCCGAGCTGGGCAAGTTGGGTGTGCTCGGTATGCACCTGGAGGGCTATGGCTGTGCCGGCACCAACGCGGTCGGCTACGGGCTCGCCTGTCTGGAGTTGGAAGCCGCCGACTCCGGCTTCCGCAGTTTCGTCTCCGTGCAGGGCTCGCTGTCGATGTTCTCCATCTGGAAGTGGGGTTCGGAGGAGCAGAAGCGGGAATGGCTACCGCGGCTCGCCGCCGGTGAGGCGATCGGCTGCTTCGGCCTGACCGAGCCGGACTTCGGCAGCAACCCCTCGGACATGCGCACCAAGGCCGTCCGCGACGGCGACGACTGGACCCTCAACGGCTCCAAGATGTGGATCACCAACGGCGGTATCGCCGATGTGGCCACGGTCTGGGCGCAGACCGAGGACGGTATCCGCGGCTTCCTCGTGCCACGTGGGACGCCCGGCTTCACCACACAGGACATCAAGCAGAAGATGTCGCTGCGCGCCTCGATCACCTCGGAGCTGTACTTCGACAACGTCCGGCTGCCCGACTCCGCGCGACTGCCCCTCGCGGAGGGCCTGCGCGGACCGCTGTCCTGCCTGAACGAGGCCCGCTTCGGCATCCTGTTCGGCGCGGTCGGTGCGGCCCGCGACTCGCTCCAGGCGGCCGTCGAGTACGCCGACTCCCGCATCCAGTTCGGCAAGCCGATCAGTGCCTTCCAGCTCACGCAGAAGAAGCTCGCCGACATGAGCGTGTCCGTGGGCAATGCCGCGCTTCTCGCCGTGCACCTGGGGCGGCTCAAGGACCAGCACCGCATCCGGCCCGAGCAGATCAGCGTCGGCAAGCTCCACAACGTGCGGGAGGCGATCGCCATCGCCCGCGAGTGCCGCACCGTCCTCGGCGCCAACGGCATCTCCCTGGAGTACTCGCCGCTGCGCCACGCCAACAACCTGGAGTCCGTCCTCACCTACGAAGGCACCAGCGAGATGCACACCCTGGTCGTCGGTCAGGCGATCACCGGCTACCCGGCGTTCCGCTGA
- a CDS encoding LysR substrate-binding domain-containing protein translates to MELRWLESFVVVAEELHFARASDRLHLAPSALSAQIRALESHLGVRLIDRGRRTRPALTSAGRLFLEEARLTLAQAARAEAVGRRAGRGELGHAQIAYVASAAFSGVLTDVLTRCAAPGTELTVQVRELETPAQLEALACGDIDVGFLRWRPEYPPEVTATCLLTEQIVLALPAAAPLAAYEAVPAAKLCDENFVAPHFDEEYGCRDQILEVAEQGNFSPRCAPPVRDFIAALTLVGGGLAVALVPYSLRRVQIPGVAYRPLADVALTTRLVGAYRKGETSPAVRGVIRRLREAAAATATA, encoded by the coding sequence GTGGAACTGCGCTGGCTGGAATCGTTCGTCGTCGTCGCGGAGGAACTGCACTTCGCGCGGGCCTCGGACCGTCTGCATCTCGCACCGTCGGCGCTCAGCGCCCAGATCAGAGCCCTGGAGTCACATCTCGGCGTACGGCTCATCGACCGCGGACGGCGCACCCGCCCGGCCCTGACCAGCGCCGGGCGGCTCTTCCTCGAAGAGGCGCGGCTCACCCTCGCACAGGCCGCGCGGGCCGAGGCGGTGGGCCGGCGTGCCGGGCGCGGGGAATTGGGACATGCCCAGATCGCGTACGTCGCCTCGGCCGCGTTCTCCGGCGTACTGACCGACGTCCTCACCCGCTGCGCGGCCCCCGGCACCGAACTCACCGTCCAGGTACGCGAGTTGGAGACACCGGCCCAACTGGAAGCACTGGCCTGCGGGGACATCGACGTCGGCTTCCTACGCTGGAGACCGGAGTACCCACCCGAAGTCACGGCCACCTGCCTGCTTACCGAGCAGATCGTCCTGGCGCTACCGGCCGCCGCGCCACTGGCGGCGTACGAAGCGGTACCGGCTGCCAAGCTGTGCGACGAGAACTTCGTTGCTCCGCACTTCGACGAGGAGTACGGCTGCCGTGACCAGATCCTCGAAGTGGCGGAGCAAGGGAACTTCAGCCCGCGATGCGCTCCCCCGGTGCGGGACTTCATCGCGGCTCTGACGCTGGTGGGCGGCGGTCTCGCGGTGGCACTGGTCCCCTACTCGCTGCGCCGCGTGCAGATCCCCGGAGTGGCGTACCGGCCACTGGCGGACGTGGCGCTGACGACCCGGCTGGTCGGCGCCTACCGCAAGGGGGAGACCTCACCTGCGGTGCGCGGCGTGATCCGCCGCCTCCGGGAGGCCGCTGCCGCCACGGCCACCGCCTGA
- a CDS encoding helix-turn-helix domain-containing protein: protein MPRITTPSHGTATERLECWRDAVGRNLVPLEVLPRGNADFRASLHAVRVGQVQMSVISAAPHSVARTRRHIASDAPDFFQLTVQLTGQGVLTQRDRQARVGPGELVVYDTRRPFSYDLHQSHTGLVLMFPRGMLPLAERDLSRVTATPVPCHDGLGQVVLPLLHGLARQMEHLESRGTPRLADNVIDLIGTLLAEHADVHRTTEEDGPGLLTERVLVYMEQRLGDPALNPEGIAAAHRISRRYLYKLLAAEGHTVSGWIREQRLARCRRDLTDPALDHLPLGAIGGRWGFADPAHFSHAFKSAYGMSPREARAAGR from the coding sequence ATGCCCCGGATCACGACGCCGAGCCACGGCACGGCCACCGAGCGACTGGAATGCTGGCGGGACGCCGTCGGCCGGAACCTCGTGCCCCTGGAGGTCCTGCCGCGTGGGAACGCCGACTTCAGGGCATCACTGCACGCCGTGCGCGTCGGCCAGGTACAGATGTCTGTCATCTCGGCCGCACCGCACAGCGTCGCGCGTACCCGTCGGCACATCGCCTCCGACGCACCCGACTTCTTCCAGCTCACCGTGCAACTCACCGGACAGGGCGTGCTCACCCAGAGGGACCGTCAGGCCAGGGTGGGGCCGGGCGAACTGGTCGTCTACGACACGCGTCGTCCCTTCAGCTACGACCTCCACCAGTCCCACACCGGTCTCGTCCTGATGTTCCCGCGAGGCATGCTGCCGTTGGCGGAGCGCGATCTGTCGCGTGTGACGGCGACTCCGGTGCCCTGCCACGACGGTCTCGGGCAGGTGGTACTGCCTCTCCTGCACGGACTGGCGCGGCAGATGGAGCACCTGGAGTCCCGTGGCACGCCCCGGCTGGCCGACAACGTGATCGACCTGATCGGCACCCTGCTCGCGGAGCACGCCGACGTGCACCGGACAACAGAAGAGGACGGCCCGGGCCTGCTCACCGAGCGCGTCCTCGTCTACATGGAGCAGCGGCTCGGCGACCCCGCGCTGAACCCCGAGGGGATCGCGGCCGCCCACCGCATCTCCCGCCGCTACCTGTACAAGTTGCTGGCGGCAGAGGGGCACACGGTCTCGGGCTGGATCCGGGAACAGCGTCTGGCCCGGTGCCGACGCGACCTCACCGATCCGGCCCTGGACCACCTTCCCCTCGGCGCCATCGGCGGGCGCTGGGGCTTCGCGGACCCGGCCCACTTCAGCCACGCCTTCAAGTCGGCGTACGGCATGAGCCCCCGGGAGGCGCGCGCGGCTGGTCGGTGA
- a CDS encoding alcohol dehydrogenase catalytic domain-containing protein produces MAKMLAARLHTLGEPMSVDTIEVPAPRPTDVLVRVKACGIVPNMANVINNWPTWYPHQPLPKLPAVFGLDPAGVVEAVGEAVLNTKPGDRVYVSPLRSCGSCQVCRGGELSRCRYFTLNGYFSTSRDGQRIFDLYPYGGFAEYMTAPQYSIVNIPDNMAFEQAGKLGYIGTSYGALKHAAAGPGQVALIDGITGTLGVASTLLALASGVSKVLGTGRNEELLKRVQELAPDRIEVMRLGEGSTGEWAKSRTGGEGADFVISALGAKAPVETMLDSMQGVRRGGKVVNVGGVADRLPVDVKWLMDEQVQLIGSNWFTTAQGQEVADMVATGALDLSYLITKPFPLAEVNEAISGRATDLDGGFSNYVVIP; encoded by the coding sequence ATGGCGAAAATGCTCGCTGCCCGACTGCACACGCTCGGTGAGCCGATGTCGGTGGACACGATCGAGGTGCCTGCCCCGCGGCCAACCGATGTGCTGGTGCGGGTGAAGGCATGCGGAATCGTGCCGAACATGGCGAATGTGATCAACAACTGGCCCACCTGGTATCCGCACCAGCCCTTGCCCAAGCTCCCCGCGGTCTTCGGGCTGGACCCGGCGGGTGTGGTCGAGGCGGTCGGCGAGGCGGTGCTCAACACCAAGCCCGGCGACCGGGTCTATGTGAGCCCGCTGCGATCCTGCGGCAGCTGTCAGGTGTGCCGCGGGGGCGAGCTCAGCCGGTGCCGCTACTTCACCTTGAACGGCTACTTCAGCACATCGCGCGACGGCCAGCGGATCTTCGACCTGTACCCCTACGGCGGCTTCGCCGAGTACATGACGGCGCCGCAGTACTCGATCGTCAACATCCCCGACAACATGGCGTTCGAGCAGGCCGGCAAGCTCGGCTACATCGGCACCTCCTACGGAGCCCTCAAGCACGCGGCGGCCGGCCCCGGCCAGGTCGCGTTGATCGACGGGATCACGGGCACGCTCGGCGTCGCCTCCACCCTCCTCGCGCTGGCTTCGGGCGTCTCCAAGGTGCTCGGAACCGGCCGCAACGAGGAACTCCTCAAGCGTGTTCAGGAGTTGGCCCCGGACCGGATCGAGGTCATGCGTCTGGGCGAGGGGTCCACGGGCGAGTGGGCCAAGTCGCGCACCGGCGGCGAGGGAGCGGACTTCGTCATCAGCGCACTCGGCGCCAAGGCCCCGGTGGAGACGATGCTCGACTCCATGCAGGGCGTGCGCCGCGGCGGCAAGGTGGTCAACGTCGGCGGCGTGGCCGACCGGCTGCCCGTCGACGTGAAGTGGCTCATGGACGAGCAGGTCCAGCTGATCGGCTCCAACTGGTTCACCACCGCGCAGGGACAGGAAGTCGCCGACATGGTGGCGACCGGGGCACTGGACCTGTCTTACCTGATCACCAAGCCCTTCCCGCTGGCCGAGGTCAACGAGGCGATTTCGGGGCGCGCCACCGACCTGGACGGCGGATTCAGCAACTACGTCGTGATCCCCTGA
- a CDS encoding electron transfer flavoprotein subunit beta/FixA family protein — MNIVVLVKQVPDTAAERTLSEADHTLDRENADLVLDEINERAAEEALMLKETVGAEVTVVSMGPGSALDAIRKVLAMGADRGIHICDDRLRGTDVVTTAKVLAAAVRTVEDVDLVLAGNATTDGQASAVPAIVADLLGLPQLTHARELTVDAGRVRAEREAENGEATLDAPLPALVSVTEKINEPRYPSFKGIMAAKRKPVETVDLDDLFPDVDDTGLLVSRTHVMEAVPRPARAAGIRVTDDGSAGRRLVDYLIAQKLV, encoded by the coding sequence GTGAACATCGTCGTACTCGTCAAGCAGGTTCCGGACACCGCTGCCGAGCGCACCCTGTCCGAGGCCGACCACACCCTGGACCGCGAGAACGCCGACCTCGTCCTGGACGAGATCAACGAGCGGGCCGCGGAGGAGGCCCTGATGCTGAAGGAGACGGTGGGCGCCGAGGTCACCGTCGTGTCCATGGGGCCCGGCTCCGCACTCGATGCCATCCGCAAGGTCCTGGCGATGGGCGCCGACCGCGGCATCCACATCTGCGACGACAGGCTCCGGGGCACCGACGTCGTGACCACGGCGAAGGTGCTTGCAGCCGCCGTGCGGACGGTGGAGGACGTCGACCTGGTACTCGCGGGCAACGCGACGACCGACGGACAGGCGAGCGCGGTCCCCGCCATCGTCGCGGACCTGCTCGGCCTGCCGCAGCTGACGCATGCCAGGGAGCTGACCGTCGACGCGGGACGGGTACGAGCGGAGCGCGAGGCCGAGAACGGCGAGGCGACGCTCGACGCACCGCTGCCCGCGCTGGTCAGCGTCACCGAGAAGATCAACGAACCCCGCTACCCCTCCTTCAAGGGGATCATGGCCGCCAAGAGGAAGCCGGTGGAGACGGTCGATCTCGACGACCTGTTCCCCGACGTGGACGACACCGGGCTCCTCGTGAGCCGCACCCACGTGATGGAGGCCGTCCCGCGTCCGGCACGGGCCGCCGGAATCCGTGTCACGGACGACGGCTCGGCCGGCCGGCGACTCGTCGACTACCTGATCGCCCAGAAGCTCGTCTGA
- a CDS encoding electron transfer flavoprotein subunit alpha/FixB family protein, with protein MPDVLVLVDHDGERVHKSTYELLTAARRLGDPAAVVVEPPGTAARLKEALARHGATSVYAAESPEAGEFLSTPAVDALELAVREVSPAAVLVSATTDGKEVAGRLAARLDAGLLVDAVDLDSSGVATQVVFGGSYTVRSQVTHGLPVIAVRPGSFESEERPVEAGERQLALPPVDRAASARITARRAVLAGDRPELTEATVVVSGGRGVAGADGFKVVEELADALRGAVGASRAAVDAGYYPHQYQVGQTGKSVSPQLYIALGISGAIQHLAGMRTSKTIVAVNKDPEAPILELADYAVVGDLFAVAPQLAQEVAARREAG; from the coding sequence ATGCCCGATGTCCTCGTCCTCGTCGACCACGACGGGGAACGCGTCCACAAGTCCACGTATGAACTCCTCACCGCCGCACGGCGGTTGGGCGACCCGGCCGCAGTCGTCGTGGAACCCCCCGGCACTGCGGCCCGCCTCAAGGAAGCCCTCGCCCGTCATGGCGCCACGAGCGTCTACGCGGCCGAATCCCCCGAAGCGGGCGAATTTCTCTCTACGCCGGCCGTCGACGCCCTGGAACTCGCGGTACGAGAGGTCTCCCCGGCCGCCGTCCTGGTCTCCGCGACGACGGACGGCAAGGAGGTGGCCGGGCGTCTCGCCGCTCGGCTGGACGCCGGGCTGCTGGTCGACGCGGTCGACCTGGACTCGTCCGGCGTGGCCACCCAGGTTGTCTTCGGCGGGTCGTACACCGTGCGCTCACAGGTCACCCACGGTCTGCCGGTGATCGCCGTGCGGCCGGGTTCCTTCGAGTCGGAGGAGCGTCCCGTGGAAGCGGGGGAGCGGCAACTCGCCCTGCCGCCGGTCGACCGTGCGGCATCCGCCCGCATCACCGCCCGGCGAGCCGTGCTCGCGGGCGACCGCCCCGAGCTCACCGAGGCGACCGTCGTCGTGTCCGGCGGACGTGGTGTCGCGGGAGCGGACGGCTTCAAGGTGGTGGAGGAACTGGCCGACGCCCTGCGCGGAGCGGTGGGCGCCTCACGTGCCGCGGTCGACGCCGGCTACTACCCGCACCAGTACCAGGTGGGGCAGACCGGCAAGTCCGTCTCCCCGCAGCTGTACATCGCCCTGGGCATCTCAGGGGCCATCCAGCACCTCGCCGGCATGCGGACCTCCAAGACGATCGTCGCGGTCAACAAGGACCCCGAGGCGCCGATCCTCGAACTGGCCGACTACGCCGTGGTGGGCGACCTGTTCGCCGTGGCCCCTCAGCTGGCCCAGGAAGTGGCCGCCCGCAGGGAAGCCGGTTGA
- a CDS encoding CaiB/BaiF CoA transferase family protein produces the protein MSTQHKVPDGRADDPGASARGALDGLRIADFSRVLAGPYATMLLADLGADVVKVERPGIGDDTRAWHPPADHDGTSTYFLSVNRNKRSIVLDLTTEVGRAQARALVAESDVLVENFRPGTMERLDLGHRELRAQRPELIYCSISGFGSGAGAAIPGYDLLVQAVGGLMSVTGEAHGEPVKAGVALVDVITGLHASLGILAALRHRDATGEGQLVEVNLLGSLLSAMVNQASAFAVAGVVPGRMGNAHPSIAPYETLPTADRPLALAVGNDRQFAALAEVVGEPGLAVDDRFRTNADRVAHHAGLRDILAKRLSAAGADHWSAVLLAAGVPAGPVNTLDEAFAFAHRLGLPGVVDFPAAPVDGEEGRPARQVAHPISLSGTPAQYRFPPPRLGQHTAEILHGPSDRLPV, from the coding sequence GTGAGCACTCAGCACAAGGTTCCGGACGGACGCGCCGACGACCCCGGTGCATCGGCGCGGGGCGCGCTCGACGGCCTGCGCATCGCCGACTTCTCCCGGGTTCTCGCCGGGCCCTACGCCACGATGCTCCTCGCCGACCTCGGCGCCGACGTGGTGAAGGTCGAGCGGCCGGGCATCGGGGACGACACCCGGGCCTGGCACCCGCCGGCGGACCATGACGGCACGTCGACCTACTTCCTGAGCGTCAACCGGAACAAGAGGTCGATCGTGCTCGACCTGACCACGGAGGTCGGCCGCGCACAGGCACGCGCCCTGGTCGCCGAGTCCGACGTGCTGGTGGAGAACTTCCGGCCCGGCACGATGGAGCGGCTGGACCTCGGCCACCGGGAGCTCCGTGCGCAGCGCCCGGAGCTGATCTACTGCTCGATCAGTGGCTTCGGCAGCGGTGCGGGCGCCGCGATCCCCGGGTACGACCTACTCGTGCAGGCCGTCGGCGGCCTGATGAGCGTGACCGGGGAGGCGCACGGAGAGCCGGTGAAGGCCGGCGTGGCCCTCGTCGACGTGATCACCGGACTGCACGCCTCGCTCGGCATCCTGGCGGCCCTCCGGCACCGGGACGCCACTGGTGAGGGGCAGCTCGTGGAGGTGAATCTGCTCGGCTCACTGCTGTCGGCCATGGTCAACCAGGCGTCGGCATTCGCTGTCGCCGGTGTGGTTCCGGGACGCATGGGCAACGCGCACCCGAGCATCGCCCCGTACGAGACCCTTCCCACCGCCGACCGTCCGCTCGCCCTCGCGGTGGGCAACGACCGGCAGTTCGCGGCGCTCGCCGAGGTCGTCGGGGAACCCGGTCTCGCTGTCGACGACCGCTTCCGCACCAACGCCGACCGAGTCGCCCACCATGCCGGACTCCGGGACATCCTGGCCAAGCGGCTCAGTGCCGCGGGCGCCGACCACTGGTCGGCCGTCCTGCTGGCCGCCGGGGTGCCCGCCGGACCGGTCAACACCCTCGACGAGGCCTTCGCCTTCGCCCACAGGCTCGGTCTGCCCGGCGTCGTCGACTTCCCCGCCGCACCCGTCGACGGGGAAGAAGGCAGGCCCGCCCGGCAGGTCGCGCACCCCATCTCGCTGAGCGGGACACCCGCGCAGTACCGCTTTCCTCCGCCCCGCCTGGGTCAGCACACCGCGGAGATCCTCCACGGCCCGTCCGACCGTCTCCCCGTGTGA
- a CDS encoding acyl-CoA dehydrogenase family protein, with product MTTLLDSTSSHDQASDDGVLGRVRAHLPRIAARSAEAETARAVPAEIIAALREAGVFRMSLPRAWGGEQLDLVQSARVVREISRADGSTGWTVQAASMAWFFVRSLPRETLEKEVFGEGADLMLRGAIAPKGKAVEVEGGYRLSGRWPLASGSFTPDWVLAGFVVEGAPPLPDGRPDMRVALIRPEQATFLDTWDAVGLRATQSTDFMMDDVFVPARFTGPLMGGNNIPAPFYGLPYTATGASHDAVIIGCLEGALGDLAALAATKRPAFNPGVLIGEDPVFQEKFGELHLRTAALNALLEQTGRVVMDRAVAGGEPTPTEWFGYTGGHQHIHHEGSRILNEIMTLSGSSGLYTSHPMQRRWRDVRCVSQHVAGNNGSLRRLGAVLSGQGDVR from the coding sequence ATGACGACATTGCTCGACTCCACCTCATCGCACGACCAGGCATCCGACGACGGGGTGCTGGGCCGCGTCCGCGCACACCTGCCCCGGATCGCGGCACGTTCCGCCGAGGCCGAGACCGCGCGGGCCGTTCCCGCGGAGATCATCGCCGCTCTACGCGAGGCCGGTGTGTTCCGGATGAGCCTGCCCAGGGCATGGGGCGGCGAGCAGCTGGACCTGGTGCAGAGCGCTCGGGTGGTCCGGGAGATCTCGCGGGCCGACGGGTCCACCGGCTGGACCGTTCAGGCAGCGTCGATGGCCTGGTTCTTCGTACGGTCGCTGCCCCGGGAGACGCTTGAGAAGGAGGTGTTCGGCGAGGGTGCCGACCTGATGCTGCGTGGGGCGATAGCCCCGAAGGGCAAGGCGGTCGAGGTGGAGGGCGGCTACCGTCTCAGTGGGCGCTGGCCACTGGCCAGTGGCTCGTTCACCCCGGACTGGGTGCTCGCGGGCTTCGTGGTCGAGGGCGCGCCCCCGCTGCCGGACGGCCGCCCCGACATGCGCGTCGCGTTGATCCGCCCCGAGCAGGCCACGTTCCTCGACACCTGGGACGCGGTGGGCCTGCGTGCCACGCAGAGCACCGACTTCATGATGGACGACGTCTTCGTACCGGCGCGCTTCACCGGCCCGCTGATGGGCGGCAACAACATCCCCGCGCCCTTCTACGGCCTGCCGTACACCGCCACTGGTGCCTCGCACGACGCCGTCATCATCGGCTGCCTGGAGGGCGCGCTGGGCGATCTCGCCGCACTGGCCGCCACCAAGCGGCCGGCGTTCAACCCCGGGGTGCTCATCGGTGAGGACCCGGTGTTCCAGGAGAAGTTCGGTGAGCTGCACCTGCGCACGGCTGCACTCAACGCCCTGCTGGAGCAGACCGGCCGCGTCGTCATGGACCGCGCGGTCGCGGGAGGCGAGCCCACCCCGACCGAGTGGTTCGGCTACACCGGAGGCCACCAGCACATCCACCACGAGGGCAGCCGCATCCTCAACGAGATCATGACGCTGTCCGGCAGCTCGGGGCTCTACACCTCCCACCCGATGCAGCGCCGCTGGCGCGACGTCCGCTGCGTCTCCCAGCACGTGGCGGGCAACAACGGCTCGCTGCGGCGTCTGGGCGCGGTTCTCTCGGGTCAGGGGGACGTCCGATGA
- a CDS encoding flavin reductase family protein yields MSPLATTPTDPAVLRQAFGCFPSGVTALCALDSGTPVGMAASTFTPVSLRPPLVSVCVQDTSSTWPKLREQGRLGLSVLAEGQDLVCRSLAGKDRDRFAEVDWEASEEGSVYIHGAGLWLDCSVHAELPGGDHTIVLLEIHALRAEPDREPLVFHGSRFRRLAA; encoded by the coding sequence ATGAGCCCGCTCGCGACGACACCGACGGACCCCGCCGTTCTGCGCCAGGCGTTCGGCTGCTTCCCGTCGGGGGTGACAGCCCTGTGCGCACTTGATTCGGGTACGCCGGTGGGCATGGCCGCGAGTACGTTCACTCCCGTCTCCCTTCGACCGCCTCTGGTGTCGGTCTGCGTCCAGGACACCTCGTCGACCTGGCCGAAGCTGCGCGAGCAGGGCCGCCTGGGCCTGAGCGTCCTGGCCGAGGGACAGGACCTGGTCTGCCGTTCGCTGGCCGGCAAGGACCGGGACCGGTTCGCGGAGGTCGACTGGGAGGCGTCCGAGGAGGGCAGCGTGTACATCCACGGTGCCGGCCTCTGGCTGGACTGCTCGGTCCACGCCGAGCTGCCCGGCGGCGACCACACGATCGTCCTGCTGGAGATCCACGCCCTGAGGGCCGAACCCGACCGGGAGCCACTGGTGTTCCACGGCAGCCGGTTCCGCCGTCTGGCCGCTTGA
- a CDS encoding 3-hydroxybutyryl-CoA dehydrogenase, whose protein sequence is MTAIKHVGVVGAGQMGRGITEVCARAGLHVTLCDVTEDKARAGLAGVADSLLKAEKRGGIAPEDRAHALAGISVTDDLSRLSGADLVIEAAVENERAKTALFRQLGEVVTDPAAVLASNTSSIPIARLAAAAGRPESVVGLHFFNPVPVMPLVEVVPSLHTSKATELRVRAFASEILGKQTIIAQDRAGFVVNSLLIPYLLAAVRMVGSGTATAEDIDTGMTAGCAHPMGPLRLADLIGLDTVAAIGEALYEEYREPLYAPPPLLRRMVESGLLGRKSGQGFFNYRVA, encoded by the coding sequence ATGACAGCGATCAAGCACGTAGGCGTCGTAGGCGCGGGCCAGATGGGCCGGGGCATCACCGAGGTGTGCGCCCGGGCGGGACTGCACGTCACGTTGTGCGACGTGACCGAGGACAAGGCCCGGGCCGGCCTGGCGGGTGTGGCGGACTCCCTGCTGAAGGCGGAGAAGCGCGGTGGCATCGCGCCCGAGGACCGCGCACACGCCCTGGCCGGGATCTCGGTCACCGACGACCTCTCCCGCCTGAGTGGGGCGGACCTGGTCATCGAGGCAGCCGTCGAGAACGAGCGCGCCAAGACGGCGCTGTTCCGGCAACTGGGCGAGGTGGTCACGGACCCGGCCGCCGTGCTGGCGAGCAACACCTCATCGATCCCCATCGCCCGGCTCGCCGCCGCGGCCGGACGCCCGGAGTCGGTGGTCGGCCTGCACTTCTTCAACCCGGTCCCCGTCATGCCACTCGTCGAGGTCGTCCCCTCTCTGCACACCTCGAAGGCAACGGAACTGCGCGTGCGTGCCTTCGCGAGCGAGATCCTGGGCAAGCAGACGATCATCGCGCAGGACCGTGCCGGCTTCGTAGTGAACTCCCTGCTGATTCCCTACCTGTTGGCAGCCGTGCGCATGGTCGGATCCGGTACGGCGACGGCGGAGGACATCGACACCGGGATGACCGCCGGCTGCGCTCACCCCATGGGCCCGCTGCGCCTGGCCGACCTCATCGGACTGGACACCGTGGCGGCGATAGGCGAGGCACTGTACGAGGAGTACCGGGAACCGCTGTACGCCCCTCCCCCGCTGCTGCGCCGCATGGTCGAATCGGGCCTGCTGGGCCGTAAGTCGGGGCAGGGGTTCTTCAACTACCGGGTGGCCTGA
- a CDS encoding carboxymuconolactone decarboxylase family protein — MARVPYLRREDADESLKPLYDRLETERKVPTANIFLALTNAPTQLDAFLTYANSLRAADLSSKLRELAILTVGHATRSAYEVAHHQSHGLKAGLTEEQLAAVADFEASDLFDETEKAVMSLARESTLQVDVSQETWRAAAEHLTDRQMVELSLSIAWYNSGVRIMGLLDIDLEDNYPHPFPNS; from the coding sequence ATGGCACGAGTTCCCTACCTGCGCCGCGAGGACGCGGACGAGTCACTGAAGCCGCTGTACGACCGGCTGGAGACCGAACGCAAGGTACCGACGGCGAACATCTTCCTCGCCCTCACCAACGCGCCCACCCAGCTGGACGCATTCCTCACCTACGCCAACTCGCTACGGGCCGCCGACCTCAGCTCCAAGCTGCGCGAGCTGGCCATTCTGACCGTGGGTCACGCCACCCGGTCCGCATACGAGGTCGCACACCACCAGTCACACGGGCTCAAGGCCGGGCTCACCGAGGAACAGCTTGCGGCGGTGGCCGACTTCGAGGCGTCCGATCTCTTCGACGAGACGGAGAAGGCGGTCATGTCCCTCGCCAGGGAGTCCACGCTCCAGGTCGACGTCTCGCAGGAGACGTGGCGTGCCGCCGCCGAGCACCTGACGGACCGACAGATGGTCGAACTGTCGTTGTCCATCGCCTGGTACAACTCCGGCGTCCGCATCATGGGGCTGCTGGACATCGACCTTGAGGACAATTACCCACACCCGTTCCCCAATTCGTAG